The following proteins come from a genomic window of Mycobacterium sp. DL:
- a CDS encoding thiolase family protein: MSNSNSANDVAIIGVGLHPFGRFDKTAMEMGAEAIDLALADAGVGWKDIQFGFGGSYEVSNPDAVTRLVGLTGITFTNVFNACATAASAIQQTADTIRLGKYDIGIAIGLDKHPRGAFTDDPAKLALPQWYAENGQFVTTKFFGMKANHYLHKHGISEEPLARVANKNFRNGALNPNAFRRKEISVDEIMASPVLNYPLRQFMFCAPDEGAAAVIMCRGDLAHKYTAKPVFVRASEIRTRTFGAYEVHATSAPLDEDPSPTVFAAKAAYEAAGIGPEDVDVAQLQDTDAGAEVIHMAETGLCADGEQEKLLADGATEIHGAIPVNTDGGLIANGEPIGASGLRQVHELVRQLRGEAGDRQVPGEPRVGLAQVYGAPGTASATILSL, encoded by the coding sequence ATGAGCAACTCCAACTCCGCCAACGATGTCGCGATCATCGGCGTGGGCCTGCATCCGTTCGGCCGGTTCGACAAAACCGCGATGGAGATGGGTGCCGAGGCGATCGATCTGGCGCTGGCCGACGCCGGTGTCGGGTGGAAGGACATCCAGTTCGGCTTCGGCGGCAGCTACGAGGTGTCCAACCCCGACGCCGTCACCCGACTGGTCGGCCTGACCGGCATCACGTTCACGAACGTCTTCAACGCCTGCGCCACCGCGGCATCGGCCATTCAGCAGACGGCCGACACGATCCGCCTGGGCAAGTACGACATCGGGATCGCGATCGGACTGGACAAGCACCCCCGTGGCGCGTTCACCGACGACCCCGCCAAGCTCGCGCTGCCGCAGTGGTACGCCGAGAACGGCCAGTTCGTCACCACCAAGTTCTTCGGTATGAAGGCCAACCACTACCTCCACAAACACGGTATCTCCGAGGAGCCCCTGGCGCGGGTGGCCAACAAGAACTTCCGCAACGGCGCGCTGAATCCGAATGCGTTCCGCCGCAAGGAGATCTCAGTCGACGAGATCATGGCGTCGCCGGTGCTGAACTATCCGTTGCGCCAGTTCATGTTCTGCGCACCCGACGAGGGCGCGGCCGCGGTCATCATGTGCCGCGGCGACCTCGCGCACAAGTACACAGCCAAGCCGGTGTTCGTGCGTGCCAGCGAGATTCGCACACGGACGTTCGGCGCCTACGAGGTGCACGCCACGTCCGCGCCGCTCGACGAGGATCCCTCGCCGACGGTGTTCGCCGCCAAGGCCGCCTACGAGGCGGCGGGCATCGGCCCCGAGGACGTCGACGTCGCGCAACTTCAGGACACCGACGCCGGCGCCGAGGTCATCCACATGGCCGAGACCGGTCTGTGCGCCGACGGCGAGCAGGAGAAGTTGCTGGCCGACGGTGCTACCGAGATTCACGGTGCCATCCCGGTCAACACCGACGGCGGTCTGATCGCCAACGGTGAGCCGATCGGCGCCTCGGGCCTGCGACAGGTGCACGAGCTGGTCCGCCAATTGCGCGGCGAAGCCGGCGACCGGCAGGTTCCAGGCGAGCCCCGCGTCGGCCTCGCCCAGGTCTATGGCGCACCCGGCACCGCCTCGGCGACCATCCTCTCACTCTGA
- a CDS encoding OB-fold domain-containing protein, whose amino-acid sequence MIGSKCDSCSAATFPVQQRCPRCSSGSMSELLLPRTGTLVAWTTQGFPPGAPYAGPTGKEFVPFGVGLVQLDDVIRVEGRLTENDPAKLEFGQTVELTMIPFTTDTDDSDNPVEVVTFAFQPVSS is encoded by the coding sequence CTGATCGGCAGCAAGTGTGACAGCTGCAGCGCTGCCACCTTCCCCGTACAGCAGCGCTGTCCGCGATGCAGTTCGGGATCCATGTCCGAGCTCCTCCTCCCCCGCACCGGGACGTTGGTCGCATGGACCACGCAGGGGTTTCCGCCCGGCGCACCGTACGCGGGGCCCACAGGCAAGGAATTTGTGCCTTTCGGCGTCGGGCTGGTGCAGCTCGATGACGTGATCCGGGTCGAGGGACGGCTCACCGAAAACGACCCGGCGAAGCTGGAGTTCGGTCAGACCGTCGAGTTGACGATGATCCCGTTCACCACCGACACCGACGATTCCGACAACCCGGTGGAGGTCGTCACCTTCGCATTCCAGCCGGTCAGCAGCTAA
- a CDS encoding enoyl-CoA hydratase/isomerase family protein: MVDLEIDDGLAVITIDRPQARNAISLETMDQLETALDGADGAAALVLTGAGDRAFVSGGDLKELSALRTEAQAAAMAFRMRSICDRIAGFPAPVVAALNGHALGGGAEFAVAADIRVASDDIKIGFNQVALAIMPAWGGAERLVSLVGYSRALLLAGTGRIVEAAEAERIGLIDQVFPRASFGEQWRTIGRSLAAAPAGEVKRVMRGVPTTEAVAAFARLWVSDEHWAAADKVMNRAR; this comes from the coding sequence ATGGTCGACCTCGAAATCGACGACGGTTTGGCGGTCATCACCATCGACCGGCCGCAGGCGCGCAATGCGATCTCGCTGGAGACGATGGACCAGCTCGAGACGGCCCTCGACGGCGCCGACGGGGCGGCCGCGCTGGTGCTGACCGGGGCGGGCGATCGCGCCTTCGTCTCGGGTGGCGACCTCAAGGAGCTCAGTGCGTTGCGCACCGAGGCGCAGGCGGCCGCGATGGCCTTCCGGATGAGATCGATCTGCGACCGCATCGCCGGCTTCCCCGCTCCGGTGGTGGCAGCACTCAACGGCCACGCACTGGGCGGCGGTGCCGAATTTGCAGTCGCCGCCGACATCCGGGTCGCTTCCGACGACATCAAGATCGGGTTCAACCAGGTCGCCCTCGCGATCATGCCGGCGTGGGGCGGCGCCGAACGATTGGTGAGCCTGGTCGGCTACAGCAGGGCATTGCTACTGGCCGGCACCGGGCGCATCGTCGAGGCTGCCGAGGCCGAGCGGATCGGACTGATCGACCAGGTGTTTCCCCGCGCATCCTTCGGCGAGCAGTGGCGCACCATCGGACGGTCGCTGGCCGCCGCTCCGGCCGGCGAGGTCAAACGCGTGATGCGCGGAGTTCCGACAACCGAGGCCGTTGCGGCCTTCGCCCGACTCTGGGTGTCCGACGAACACTGGGCTGCGGCGGACAAGGTGATGAACCGCGCCAGATAG
- a CDS encoding AMP-binding protein: MRRIPAELIDLYQQEGWWTQETLGDLLAQGLKDNPDVGFHVHSEVRPYAGTFGDVERDARRLAAGLWSRGVRPGDVVAIQLPNWREAAITFWASSFLGAVIVPIVHFYGRSELTHILGNARPKVFITAAEFGRMQHQPDLCADVPIVGLVGTESFDELLDDEPFAGTVGTDPGGPALIAFTSGTTRAPKGVIHSHQTLSCETRQLLANYPPDRGRQLTATPVGHFIGMVGAFLIPVLEGAPIDLVDVWDPQKVLALMKSDGMSIGGGPPYFVTSLLDHPDCTEEHQRLFTTVGLGGSTVPAAVTRRLADLGMFVFRSYGSTEHPSITGSGPQAPEDKRLYTDGNPRPGVEVRIADDGEILSRGPDLCLGYTDDELTAVAFDDDGWYRTGDVGVLDDDGYLTITDRKADVIIRGGENISALEVEEVLLAMPAVAEAVVVAAPDERLGERTAAVLRIRAGQVMPTVDDVREHFAHAGVARQKWPEELHQVDDYPRTASGKVQKYAVRRLVADEGRRARSG, from the coding sequence ATGCGGAGAATCCCTGCTGAGCTGATAGATCTCTACCAGCAAGAGGGTTGGTGGACCCAGGAGACCCTCGGGGATCTCCTCGCGCAGGGACTGAAGGACAACCCGGATGTCGGCTTCCACGTGCATTCCGAGGTGCGGCCCTATGCCGGCACCTTCGGTGACGTCGAACGCGACGCACGGCGGTTGGCGGCAGGCCTGTGGTCCCGGGGTGTCCGCCCCGGCGACGTCGTCGCGATCCAACTGCCCAACTGGCGCGAGGCCGCGATCACGTTCTGGGCGTCATCCTTCCTCGGGGCGGTGATCGTGCCGATCGTCCACTTCTACGGCCGCAGCGAGCTCACCCACATCCTGGGCAACGCGCGGCCCAAGGTCTTCATCACCGCTGCGGAGTTCGGCCGGATGCAACACCAGCCCGATCTGTGCGCGGACGTCCCGATCGTCGGGCTCGTCGGCACCGAGAGCTTTGACGAACTGCTCGACGACGAACCGTTCGCCGGCACCGTCGGGACCGACCCGGGCGGCCCCGCGCTGATCGCGTTCACCTCGGGCACCACACGCGCGCCCAAGGGTGTCATCCACAGCCACCAGACGCTGTCCTGTGAAACGCGCCAACTGCTCGCGAACTATCCGCCCGACCGCGGCCGGCAGCTCACGGCCACGCCGGTCGGGCACTTCATCGGAATGGTCGGGGCCTTCCTCATCCCTGTGCTCGAGGGCGCCCCGATCGATCTGGTCGATGTCTGGGATCCGCAGAAGGTCCTCGCCTTGATGAAGTCCGACGGCATGTCCATCGGTGGGGGGCCGCCGTACTTCGTGACCAGCCTGCTCGACCACCCCGACTGCACCGAAGAGCACCAACGGCTGTTCACCACGGTGGGTCTCGGCGGATCCACCGTGCCCGCAGCGGTGACCCGGAGGCTGGCCGACCTGGGCATGTTCGTCTTCCGGTCCTACGGCAGCACCGAGCATCCGTCGATCACCGGCTCGGGTCCGCAGGCGCCGGAGGACAAGCGCCTCTACACCGACGGCAATCCGCGCCCCGGCGTCGAGGTCAGGATCGCCGACGACGGTGAGATCCTGTCGCGTGGGCCCGATCTGTGCCTGGGATATACCGACGACGAGCTGACCGCCGTCGCATTCGACGACGACGGCTGGTACCGCACGGGTGATGTGGGCGTGCTCGATGACGACGGGTACCTGACGATCACCGACCGCAAGGCCGACGTGATCATCCGCGGCGGGGAGAACATCAGTGCGCTCGAGGTCGAGGAAGTGCTGCTGGCCATGCCGGCGGTCGCCGAGGCCGTCGTCGTCGCGGCACCCGACGAGCGTCTCGGAGAGCGGACCGCCGCGGTTCTGCGCATCCGGGCCGGGCAGGTGATGCCGACGGTCGACGACGTACGCGAGCACTTCGCTCACGCCGGCGTCGCACGGCAGAAGTGGCCCGAAGAGCTGCATCAGGTCGACGACTACCCGAGGACGGCCAGCGGCAAGGTCCAGAAGTACGCCGTTCGCCGGCTCGTGGCGGATGAAGGGCGGCGGGCCCGCTCCGGTTAG
- a CDS encoding amidohydrolase family protein, translated as MGQLSHRVDIPFPLFDADNHLYEPPEALTKFLPKEYKDVVQYVEINGRTKIALRGQISNYIPNPTFSVVAKPGAWEEYFKFGNPDGKSKRELFGEPMKAIPAFFEPAPRLEKMDELGLDRTLMFPTLASLIEERLSDDPVAIHVIVHALNEWLDEVWGFNYKNRIFTTPVITLPIVEKAIEELEWAVKRGARAILIRPAPVPGFRGPRSFALPEFDPFWQKCVEYDIFVGMHSSDSGYSRYTSEWDGGAQEMLPFQTNAMGILNEWRPIQDAVASWVIHGALFRFPTLKVGIVEAGSKWMFPLLDSMAEVWKKAPEAFLGNPMEEIKNRIYVSPFYEEGIDDLINLIGVDQVLYGSDWPHPEGLAEPTHYVTALEHLALEDQAKIMGGNLGRLVTT; from the coding sequence ATGGGTCAACTTTCGCACCGGGTCGACATCCCGTTTCCGCTGTTCGATGCGGACAACCATCTCTACGAGCCGCCCGAGGCGCTGACGAAGTTCCTCCCCAAGGAGTACAAGGACGTCGTCCAGTACGTAGAGATCAACGGCCGTACCAAGATCGCGTTGCGTGGCCAGATCAGCAACTACATCCCGAACCCCACCTTCTCCGTGGTCGCCAAGCCGGGCGCCTGGGAGGAGTACTTCAAGTTCGGCAACCCCGACGGCAAGAGCAAGCGTGAACTGTTCGGCGAGCCGATGAAGGCGATCCCGGCGTTCTTCGAGCCCGCTCCCCGCCTCGAGAAGATGGACGAGTTGGGTCTCGACCGCACGCTGATGTTCCCGACGCTGGCCAGCCTGATCGAGGAGCGCCTCAGCGACGACCCGGTGGCCATCCACGTCATCGTGCACGCGCTCAACGAGTGGCTGGACGAGGTGTGGGGCTTCAACTACAAGAACCGCATCTTCACCACCCCGGTCATCACCCTGCCCATCGTGGAGAAGGCGATCGAGGAGCTGGAATGGGCGGTCAAGCGCGGCGCCCGCGCCATCCTGATCCGTCCCGCACCGGTTCCCGGATTCCGCGGCCCGCGTTCGTTCGCGCTGCCCGAGTTCGACCCGTTCTGGCAGAAGTGCGTCGAGTACGACATCTTCGTCGGAATGCACTCCAGCGACAGCGGTTACTCGCGCTACACCTCGGAATGGGACGGTGGCGCCCAGGAGATGCTGCCCTTCCAGACCAACGCGATGGGCATCCTCAACGAGTGGCGTCCGATCCAGGACGCGGTCGCTTCCTGGGTGATCCACGGCGCGCTGTTCCGGTTCCCGACGCTGAAGGTCGGAATCGTCGAAGCGGGATCGAAGTGGATGTTCCCGCTGCTGGACTCGATGGCCGAGGTCTGGAAGAAGGCGCCTGAGGCCTTCCTGGGCAACCCGATGGAAGAGATCAAGAACCGCATCTACGTCAGCCCCTTCTACGAAGAGGGCATCGACGATCTGATCAACCTGATCGGCGTCGACCAGGTGCTCTACGGCTCCGATTGGCCGCACCCTGAGGGACTGGCGGAGCCCACGCACTACGTGACCGCGCTCGAGCATCTTGCCCTCGAAGATCAGGCGAAGATCATGGGTGGCAACCTGGGGCGCCTCGTCACGACGTGA
- a CDS encoding FadD3 family acyl-CoA ligase has product MTYQPRWETLPELVTSAADRFGDAEAVVDGPLRLTFADLVSRIGCAAGAFADLGIAKGERVAVWAPNSAEWIIAAFGLITAGGVLVPVNTRFKTDEAADIISRSGAKAVLVQQGFLGVEHTAPAGVPVIDLKSDFLSSGTPFSRPVQGADISDIIFTSGTTGRPKGVMMNHLQNLRLYEEWCDLADLRQGDRYLMVNPFFHTFGYKAGLIASFIRGATMLPVPVFDVDRVVELIAAERVTMLPGPPTLYHSLLAVEDKAALATLRAGVTGAADIPVELVRRVHEELPFQTLATGYGLTEAGTVTLSRPGDSFTDIATTAGVACDGVEMRIAEDGEVLVRGYTVMQGYLDDPAATAEAIDPEGWLHTGDLGTVDDAGRLRIVGRKKDMYIVGGFNAYPAEIEGFLLEHPAVAQAAVIGVADDRMGQVGKAFIVAKPTGDGGTLTAEELIAWSRDRMAGFKVPRYVEFLDELPLNATGKVMKDKLQDHRR; this is encoded by the coding sequence GTGACTTACCAGCCTCGTTGGGAGACCCTCCCTGAATTGGTCACCAGCGCGGCGGACCGGTTCGGCGACGCAGAAGCAGTCGTCGACGGTCCGCTGCGCCTGACCTTCGCCGATCTGGTGAGCCGGATCGGCTGCGCCGCAGGCGCGTTCGCCGACCTGGGAATCGCCAAGGGCGAGCGGGTCGCCGTGTGGGCGCCCAACAGCGCCGAATGGATCATCGCTGCGTTCGGTCTGATCACCGCCGGCGGGGTGTTGGTGCCCGTCAACACGAGGTTCAAGACCGACGAGGCGGCCGACATCATCAGCCGCAGCGGGGCCAAGGCCGTGCTGGTCCAGCAGGGCTTCCTCGGTGTGGAACACACTGCGCCGGCGGGCGTGCCGGTGATCGACCTGAAGTCCGACTTCCTCTCCAGCGGAACCCCGTTCAGTCGTCCCGTCCAGGGCGCCGACATCTCCGACATCATCTTCACCTCGGGCACGACCGGGCGCCCCAAGGGTGTGATGATGAATCACCTGCAGAATCTGCGTCTGTACGAGGAGTGGTGCGACCTGGCGGACCTGCGCCAGGGTGACCGCTACCTGATGGTCAACCCCTTCTTCCACACCTTCGGCTACAAAGCCGGCCTGATCGCGTCGTTCATCCGGGGTGCGACGATGCTGCCGGTACCGGTGTTCGATGTCGACCGTGTTGTGGAACTCATTGCAGCAGAGCGGGTCACGATGTTGCCGGGGCCGCCCACGCTGTACCACTCGCTGCTCGCCGTCGAGGACAAGGCCGCGTTGGCCACGCTTCGCGCGGGTGTCACCGGCGCCGCCGACATCCCCGTCGAACTCGTGCGACGGGTGCACGAGGAGTTGCCGTTCCAGACCTTGGCGACGGGGTACGGCCTCACCGAGGCGGGCACGGTGACGTTGTCGCGGCCGGGGGACTCGTTCACCGACATCGCGACCACCGCCGGGGTGGCCTGCGACGGCGTCGAGATGCGCATCGCCGAGGACGGCGAGGTGTTGGTCCGCGGTTACACCGTGATGCAGGGGTACCTCGACGACCCGGCCGCCACGGCCGAGGCGATCGACCCCGAAGGGTGGCTGCACACCGGTGATCTCGGCACCGTCGACGACGCCGGTCGCCTGCGAATCGTGGGACGCAAGAAGGACATGTACATCGTCGGGGGTTTCAACGCCTATCCCGCCGAGATCGAGGGCTTCCTCCTCGAGCACCCGGCGGTCGCGCAGGCCGCCGTGATCGGGGTAGCTGACGACCGGATGGGTCAGGTGGGCAAGGCGTTCATCGTGGCCAAGCCGACGGGCGACGGCGGCACTCTGACCGCCGAGGAACTCATCGCGTGGAGTCGCGACCGAATGGCCGGTTTCAAGGTGCCTCGGTATGTAGAGTTCCTCGACGAGTTGCCGTTGAACGCCACCGGCAAGGTGATGAAGGACAAGTTGCAGGACCATCGCCGCTGA